A genomic window from Nocardioides rotundus includes:
- the nadC gene encoding carboxylating nicotinate-nucleotide diphosphorylase — translation MSTHPDVPAGLAEELRAAGLDPVEIAALVAAALEEDLPGDGVDTTSVATIRADARASGGFVAREPGVVAGLGIAALVFHTVLGDDVEITGRVPDGTRVETGQEVMHVAGPTRGLLLAERTALNLACHLSGVATATARWVDALEGTGARVLDTRKTLPGLRSLQKYAVRCGGGVNHRFSLSDMALVKDNHVIAAGGVVPAYEAVRATYPDLPVEVEVTRLDQLTALLEAGCDRILLDNMDDDTLREAVRLTAGRATLEASGGLTLERARAVGETGVDVISVGALTHSVTVFDLGFDLVDDDA, via the coding sequence GTGAGCACCCATCCCGACGTCCCGGCGGGCCTGGCCGAGGAGCTGCGTGCCGCCGGGCTGGACCCCGTCGAGATCGCCGCTCTGGTCGCCGCCGCGCTGGAGGAGGACCTGCCCGGTGACGGCGTCGACACCACCTCGGTGGCGACCATCCGCGCCGACGCCCGCGCCAGCGGCGGGTTCGTCGCCCGCGAGCCCGGCGTGGTCGCCGGCCTGGGCATCGCGGCCCTGGTCTTCCACACGGTGCTGGGTGACGACGTCGAGATCACCGGCCGGGTCCCCGACGGCACCCGGGTCGAGACGGGGCAGGAGGTCATGCACGTCGCCGGACCCACGCGCGGGCTGCTGCTGGCCGAGCGGACCGCCCTCAACCTCGCCTGCCACCTCTCGGGCGTGGCCACCGCCACCGCGCGCTGGGTGGACGCGCTTGAGGGCACGGGCGCGCGGGTGCTCGACACCCGCAAGACGCTGCCGGGCCTGCGCTCCCTGCAGAAGTACGCCGTGCGCTGCGGCGGCGGGGTCAACCACCGCTTCTCCCTCTCCGACATGGCCCTGGTCAAGGACAACCACGTGATCGCCGCGGGCGGCGTCGTGCCCGCCTACGAGGCGGTGCGCGCGACCTACCCCGACCTGCCCGTCGAGGTGGAGGTGACCCGCCTGGACCAGCTGACCGCGCTGCTCGAGGCGGGCTGCGACCGGATCCTGCTCGACAACATGGACGACGACACGTTGCGCGAGGCGGTCCGGCTCACCGCCGGGCGGGCGACCCTGGAGGCCTCCGGCGGGCTCACCCTGGAGCGGGCCCGCGCCGTCGGCGAGACCGGGGTCGACGTCATCTCCGTCGGCGCCCTCACCCATTCGGTCACGGTCTTCGACCTCGGCTTCGACCTGGTGGACGACGACGCATGA
- a CDS encoding sulfotransferase family protein — translation MSPSDDPSDSLTWPAIERFYHGTRANRHLIALPEHSLLYVKNPKAGSSTLMVWLDRVHAGDLDSPLEHMHRDNRLPTTAEVGRGKVLAMLAGRAFRFSFVRHPVRRLESVYWAKMFRDRAFRRRVADGLGISPDHTVHVSFEEFLEAVERQDPLTEMDRHWRPQHLNLLHPLVTLDHVGRLETFEQDLARITEAVGLDPVPVESRNVSPRTSRESVYTGRPDLVSRVERLYATDMELYGY, via the coding sequence GTGAGCCCGTCTGACGATCCGTCGGACTCACTGACCTGGCCGGCGATCGAGAGGTTCTACCACGGCACGAGGGCGAACCGGCACCTCATCGCGCTGCCGGAGCACTCGCTGCTCTACGTGAAGAACCCCAAGGCGGGGAGCTCCACCCTGATGGTGTGGCTCGACCGGGTGCACGCCGGTGACCTGGACTCCCCGCTGGAGCACATGCACCGCGACAACCGGCTGCCCACCACCGCGGAGGTCGGCCGGGGGAAGGTCCTGGCCATGCTGGCCGGCCGGGCCTTCCGCTTCTCCTTCGTGCGCCACCCGGTGCGCCGGCTGGAGTCGGTCTACTGGGCGAAGATGTTCCGGGACCGCGCCTTCCGGCGCCGGGTCGCCGACGGTCTCGGCATCTCCCCCGACCACACCGTGCACGTCTCGTTCGAGGAGTTCCTCGAGGCGGTGGAGCGCCAGGACCCGCTGACCGAGATGGACCGGCACTGGCGCCCGCAGCACCTCAACCTGCTGCACCCGCTCGTCACCCTGGACCACGTCGGCCGTCTGGAGACCTTCGAGCAGGACCTGGCGCGGATCACCGAGGCGGTCGGGCTGGACCCGGTGCCGGTGGAGTCCCGCAACGTCTCCCCGCGGACCAGTCGGGAGAGCGTCTACACCGGCCGGCCGGACCTGGTGAGCCGGGTCGAGCGGCTCTACGCCACCGACATGGAGCTCTACGGCTACTGA
- the panD gene encoding aspartate 1-decarboxylase: protein MLRTMMKSKIHRATVTQADLHYVGSVTVDEDLLDAADLLPGELVHIVDVTNGARLETYTIAGERGSGVLGINGAAAHLVHPGDCVILIAYGQMETAEARDFEPRVVFVDADNRMVGAGGDPAETYGDPLLRRGDLVG, encoded by the coding sequence GTGCTGCGCACCATGATGAAGAGCAAGATCCACCGCGCCACCGTGACGCAGGCCGACCTGCACTACGTCGGGTCGGTCACCGTCGACGAGGACCTGCTCGACGCGGCCGACCTGCTCCCCGGCGAGCTCGTGCACATCGTCGACGTCACCAACGGCGCCCGTCTGGAGACCTACACGATCGCCGGCGAGCGCGGCTCCGGCGTCCTCGGCATCAACGGCGCCGCCGCCCACCTCGTGCACCCCGGCGACTGCGTCATCCTCATCGCCTACGGGCAGATGGAGACCGCCGAGGCGCGGGACTTCGAGCCGCGCGTGGTCTTCGTCGACGCCGACAACCGGATGGTCGGCGCGGGCGGCGACCCGGCGGAGACGTACGGCGACCCCCTGCTCCGGCGCGGCGACCTCGTGGGCTGA
- the panC gene encoding pantoate--beta-alanine ligase: MSAPVLVRTRAEVAALLEESRREGRRIGLVPTMGALHEGHASLMRVAREHVGDGPVVVSVFVNPLQFGPGEDLDRYPRTMPADLELSAREGVDVVYAPEVADVYPGSGETMVEPQVTVDPGPLGEVLEGRTRPGHFRGVLTVVTKLLGLVRPDVAVFGQKDYQQLTLVRRLVDDLCLGVEIVGAPTLREPDGLALSSRNRYLDPEEREAAVALSRALTAAAERAGTAEDAEAAARAVLHAEPRVVTDYLVVTDPALGPLPEDVGPGTSARILVAATIGTTRLIDNAALTLGPRGSSYSHTGGTPVGARTAD, translated from the coding sequence GTGAGCGCCCCGGTGCTGGTCCGGACCCGGGCCGAGGTGGCCGCGCTGCTCGAGGAGTCCCGCCGGGAGGGCAGGCGGATCGGACTCGTCCCGACCATGGGCGCCCTGCACGAGGGGCATGCCAGCCTGATGCGGGTCGCGCGCGAGCACGTCGGGGACGGCCCCGTCGTGGTCTCGGTCTTCGTCAACCCGCTGCAGTTCGGTCCGGGCGAGGACCTGGACCGCTACCCCCGCACCATGCCCGCCGACCTGGAGCTGTCCGCCCGGGAGGGCGTGGACGTGGTCTACGCCCCGGAGGTCGCCGACGTCTATCCCGGCAGCGGCGAGACCATGGTCGAGCCGCAGGTCACCGTGGACCCCGGACCGCTCGGCGAGGTCCTGGAGGGTCGGACCCGCCCCGGCCACTTCCGCGGCGTGCTCACCGTGGTCACCAAGCTGCTCGGGCTGGTGCGCCCCGACGTCGCGGTGTTCGGCCAGAAGGACTACCAGCAGCTCACCTTGGTGCGGCGGCTGGTCGACGACCTGTGCCTGGGCGTCGAGATCGTCGGCGCCCCCACCCTGCGCGAGCCCGACGGGCTGGCGCTGTCCAGCCGCAACCGCTACCTCGACCCCGAGGAGCGGGAGGCGGCGGTCGCCCTGAGCCGCGCGCTCACGGCCGCTGCCGAGCGAGCCGGGACGGCCGAGGATGCGGAGGCCGCCGCCCGGGCCGTGCTGCACGCCGAGCCCCGCGTGGTCACCGACTACCTCGTCGTCACCGACCCCGCCCTGGGCCCGCTGCCCGAGGACGTGGGGCCGGGGACGTCCGCGCGGATCCTGGTCGCGGCCACGATCGGGACGACCCGGCTGATCGACAACGCCGCCCTGACCCTCGGACCCCGCGGGTCGTCGTACTCCCACACGGGTGGGACGCCGGTCGGCGCCCGCACCGCAGACTGA
- a CDS encoding type III pantothenate kinase, which yields MSVLAADIGNAHTTLALLDEGEVVARWRVSTDERRTSDEWAVVVRGLLAEQPEEPVGVAVCSTVPAVLHEWREMLATHFPGLGAVVVEPGVRTGVAVRTDNPREVGADRIVNALAAKERYGGPAIVVDFGATATTFDVLDGQDRYVGGAIAPGMDLALEALGRRGAQLRKVELLRPRSVIATNTVEALQSGLLFGVAAQVDGLVDRMVAELGADPDEVEVVATGHLAPLVVGECARLTQHDPDLTLRGLASVFERNEPGIA from the coding sequence ATGAGTGTGCTGGCCGCCGACATCGGCAACGCGCACACCACCCTGGCTCTGCTCGACGAGGGCGAGGTCGTCGCGCGGTGGCGGGTGAGCACCGACGAGCGGCGTACCTCCGACGAGTGGGCGGTCGTGGTCCGCGGGCTGCTGGCCGAGCAGCCGGAGGAGCCGGTCGGCGTCGCGGTCTGCTCGACCGTGCCGGCGGTGCTGCACGAGTGGCGGGAGATGCTCGCCACGCACTTCCCCGGCCTGGGGGCCGTCGTGGTCGAGCCCGGTGTCCGTACCGGCGTCGCGGTCCGGACCGACAACCCGCGCGAGGTGGGAGCGGACCGGATCGTCAACGCGCTGGCGGCCAAGGAGAGGTACGGCGGGCCCGCCATCGTGGTCGACTTCGGAGCGACCGCCACGACGTTCGACGTGCTCGACGGCCAGGACCGCTACGTCGGCGGCGCGATCGCCCCCGGCATGGACCTGGCGCTGGAGGCGCTGGGCAGGCGCGGCGCGCAGCTGCGCAAGGTCGAGCTGCTGCGGCCCCGCTCGGTGATCGCCACGAACACCGTCGAGGCGCTGCAGTCGGGCCTGCTGTTCGGGGTCGCCGCGCAGGTGGACGGCCTGGTGGACCGGATGGTCGCCGAGCTGGGGGCGGACCCGGACGAGGTGGAGGTGGTCGCGACCGGTCACCTCGCCCCACTGGTCGTGGGGGAGTGCGCGCGCCTCACCCAGCACGACCCCGACCTGACCCTGCGGGGACTCGCGTCGGTGTTCGAGCGCAACGAGCCAGGTATTGCTTGA
- a CDS encoding L-aspartate oxidase translates to MSDAPMPALPMRLSAPEPGWSTRADVVVVGSGIAGLSAALRIHAEDPSLRLLVVTKDVLNAGSTQWAQGGIAAALGPGDTPEQHEWDTLVAGAGACDREAVRVLVTEGPAAVRELIDLGTRFDLRDGQLSLTREGGHHRDRIAHAGGDATGAEIQRALIAAVEQNPAIEVIQHALALDLQRDASGGVAGVTLHVMGEGQRDGVGAVHCRALVLASGGLGQVFSQTTNPAVSTGDGMALALRAGAVLRDLEFVQFHPTVMYLGPDSRGQQPLISEAVRGEGAFLVDFEGNRFMQGVHELADLAPRDVVAKAITRRMLESGRPHMWLDARQLGAAFWERRFPTILASCRAHGVDPATDLIPVAPAQHYASGGVATDLSGRTSIAGLYATGEVACSGVHGANRLASNSLLEGLVFSRRIAEVLPGELRAWGDPVADDRPEGLVDGDALRVVQETMTAEVGVLRDAAGLAAASKRLAEVAAARASRTPDTAAWEATNVLTVSSALTRPALEREETRGSHWREDFPDRDDDRFAGHFDLWADGGGFAVLFRPAAATDVKEDR, encoded by the coding sequence ATGTCCGACGCGCCGATGCCGGCCCTGCCGATGCGACTGAGCGCGCCCGAGCCCGGCTGGAGCACGCGCGCCGACGTCGTCGTCGTGGGCTCGGGCATCGCCGGCCTCAGCGCCGCCCTGCGGATCCACGCCGAGGATCCGTCGCTGCGGCTGCTCGTCGTCACCAAGGACGTGCTCAACGCCGGGTCGACCCAGTGGGCCCAGGGCGGGATCGCGGCCGCGCTCGGCCCCGGCGACACCCCCGAGCAGCACGAGTGGGACACCCTGGTGGCCGGAGCCGGCGCATGCGACCGAGAGGCCGTGCGGGTGCTCGTGACCGAGGGGCCGGCGGCCGTCCGGGAGCTGATCGACCTCGGCACCCGCTTCGACCTCCGCGACGGGCAGCTCAGCCTGACCCGCGAGGGCGGCCACCACCGCGACCGGATCGCGCACGCCGGCGGGGACGCCACCGGCGCGGAGATCCAGCGCGCCCTGATCGCCGCGGTGGAGCAGAACCCGGCGATCGAGGTGATCCAGCACGCCCTCGCCCTGGACCTGCAGCGGGACGCCTCCGGCGGCGTCGCCGGCGTCACCCTGCACGTGATGGGGGAGGGCCAGCGCGACGGGGTGGGCGCGGTCCACTGCCGCGCGCTCGTCCTGGCCAGCGGGGGCTTGGGCCAGGTGTTCAGCCAGACCACCAACCCGGCGGTCAGTACCGGCGACGGGATGGCCCTCGCCCTGCGGGCCGGGGCGGTGCTGCGCGACCTGGAGTTCGTGCAGTTCCACCCCACGGTGATGTATCTCGGCCCAGACTCCCGCGGCCAGCAGCCGCTCATCTCCGAGGCGGTGCGCGGCGAGGGCGCCTTCCTGGTGGACTTCGAGGGGAACCGCTTCATGCAGGGGGTCCACGAGCTTGCCGACCTGGCCCCTCGCGACGTCGTGGCCAAAGCGATCACCCGGCGGATGCTGGAGAGCGGCCGGCCGCACATGTGGCTGGACGCGCGGCAGCTGGGTGCCGCCTTCTGGGAGCGCCGGTTCCCCACGATCCTGGCCAGCTGCCGGGCCCACGGGGTGGACCCGGCCACCGACCTGATCCCGGTCGCGCCGGCGCAGCACTACGCCTCCGGCGGCGTGGCCACCGACCTGTCCGGGCGCACCTCCATCGCGGGCCTCTACGCGACCGGCGAGGTGGCCTGCTCGGGTGTGCACGGCGCCAACCGGCTCGCGTCCAACTCGCTGCTGGAGGGCCTGGTCTTCTCCCGCCGGATCGCCGAGGTGCTGCCCGGTGAGCTGCGCGCGTGGGGCGACCCGGTCGCCGACGACCGCCCGGAGGGTCTGGTGGACGGGGACGCGCTGCGGGTCGTGCAGGAGACGATGACCGCGGAGGTGGGCGTGCTGCGCGACGCCGCGGGCCTGGCCGCCGCGTCGAAGCGGCTCGCGGAGGTCGCGGCCGCCCGGGCCAGCCGGACCCCGGACACCGCCGCCTGGGAGGCGACCAACGTGCTCACCGTCAGCAGCGCCCTGACCCGCCCCGCCCTCGAGCGGGAGGAGACGCGGGGCTCGCACTGGCGGGAGGACTTCCCCGACCGCGACGACGACCGGTTCGCAGGCCACTTCGACCTGTGGGCGGACGGTGGCGGGTTCGCCGTACTCTTCCGGCCTGCGGCGGCGACCGACGTGAAGGAGGATCGGTGA
- a CDS encoding glycosyltransferase family 2 protein, with amino-acid sequence MSETDLSLVLTAHNETLVCGPTMESADLAVAAAREAGFTVQTVVALDKATEATKEWFHQPDFDHWERWEMGEGDLGRVRNAIVPRLSGRNVAFLDADDLFSENWLSRGLQLMAAAEERGERVIAHPEVIITFDGAVGLHQNVAQDDPLFTPHFLYMRNAYDSLCLTPREGHLQVPYVHRDIPNGLSWQDWQFGVQTMARGWKHVLVPDTIIFKRRRDFSLMVESAGRKSLLRSLPEMAIDRIRDLARPGSDQ; translated from the coding sequence ATGAGCGAGACCGACCTGTCCCTGGTCCTCACCGCGCACAACGAGACGCTGGTGTGCGGGCCGACGATGGAGTCCGCCGACCTGGCCGTGGCCGCCGCCCGGGAGGCCGGCTTCACGGTCCAGACGGTGGTCGCGCTGGACAAGGCGACCGAGGCCACGAAGGAGTGGTTCCACCAGCCGGACTTCGACCACTGGGAGCGCTGGGAGATGGGCGAGGGCGACCTCGGCCGCGTGCGGAACGCCATCGTCCCGCGGCTGAGCGGGCGCAACGTCGCGTTCCTCGACGCCGACGACCTGTTCAGCGAGAACTGGCTCTCCCGGGGGCTGCAGCTGATGGCGGCGGCCGAGGAGCGGGGCGAGCGGGTGATCGCGCACCCCGAGGTGATCATCACCTTCGACGGAGCGGTCGGCCTGCACCAGAACGTCGCGCAGGACGACCCGCTGTTCACCCCGCACTTCCTCTACATGCGCAACGCCTACGACTCGCTGTGCCTGACGCCGCGCGAGGGGCACCTGCAGGTGCCCTACGTGCACCGCGACATCCCCAACGGCCTGTCCTGGCAGGACTGGCAGTTCGGCGTGCAGACGATGGCCCGTGGGTGGAAGCACGTGCTGGTGCCCGACACGATCATCTTCAAGCGCCGGAGGGACTTCTCCCTGATGGTGGAGAGCGCCGGCCGCAAGTCGCTGCTGCGCAGCCTGCCGGAGATGGCGATCGACCGGATCCGCGACCTGGCCCGGCCCGGCTCGGATCAGTAG
- a CDS encoding phosphoadenylyl-sulfate reductase: MENADALAQTLEILRSISEEYRPAVLSNAFGPESMVMTDLIAEHSLDIDIFSIDTGRLPEETHALAHSVHRRYGPVIRMVNPDADEVAAWTAEHGQNGFYDSVDNRHECCRIRKVEPLKRQLAGKRAWLTGLRREQSELRRSLEVKTWDEGYQLYKFNPMLEWTSAQVWDYIKEHRVPYNRLHDRGYTSIGCAPCTRAITIGEDKRAGRWWWEMDSAKECGIHFDPSTGKMQRSKPADTPADTPPADPAPGRDDVSTQPAATAAAPDEGKAMRVLILGGDGFCGWPTALHLSAQGYEVAIVDNLSRRKIDIELEVSSLTPIRHMGERLAAWKEVSGKDIAFHDIDVAVNYQRLLDLLEDWQPDALVHFAEQRAAPYSMKSSRHKRYTVSNNLNATNNVLAAVVESGLDIHVVHLGTMGVYGYGTAGMKIPEGYLSVKVETDQGLVDQEILYPANPGSIYHMTKTQDQLLFAYYNKNDHIRVTDLHQGIVWGTQTEETKKDERLINRFDYDGDYGTVLNRFLMQAAIGYPLTVHGTGGQTRAFIHIQDTVKCIQIALDNPPSREDKVAIFNQMTETHRVRDLARMISDRTGVPVENIPNPRNEDDENELHVANDRFLHLGLSPITLSEGLMEEVTEITRKYADRGDRSKIPCISSWSEESAFAKAQREKDSEPV; the protein is encoded by the coding sequence GTGGAGAACGCCGACGCGTTGGCCCAGACCCTCGAGATCCTTCGCAGCATCTCCGAGGAGTACCGGCCTGCGGTGCTGTCGAACGCCTTCGGGCCCGAGAGCATGGTCATGACCGACCTGATCGCCGAGCACTCGCTGGACATCGACATCTTCAGCATCGACACCGGCCGACTGCCCGAGGAGACCCACGCGCTGGCGCACAGCGTGCACCGCCGCTACGGCCCGGTCATCCGGATGGTCAACCCCGACGCCGACGAGGTCGCGGCGTGGACGGCCGAGCACGGGCAGAACGGGTTCTACGACTCGGTGGACAACCGGCACGAGTGCTGCCGGATCCGCAAGGTGGAGCCGCTCAAGCGCCAGCTCGCCGGCAAGCGCGCCTGGCTGACCGGGCTCCGCCGGGAGCAGTCGGAGCTGCGGCGCTCGCTGGAGGTCAAGACCTGGGACGAGGGCTACCAGCTCTACAAGTTCAACCCGATGCTGGAATGGACCAGTGCCCAGGTGTGGGACTACATCAAGGAGCACCGGGTCCCCTACAACCGGCTGCACGACCGGGGCTACACCAGCATCGGCTGCGCCCCGTGCACCCGGGCGATCACCATCGGTGAGGACAAGCGCGCGGGCCGCTGGTGGTGGGAGATGGACTCCGCCAAGGAGTGCGGGATCCACTTCGACCCCTCCACCGGCAAGATGCAGCGCAGCAAGCCGGCCGACACCCCGGCCGACACGCCGCCCGCCGACCCGGCTCCGGGGCGGGACGATGTTTCAACACAGCCTGCCGCCACCGCGGCAGCGCCAGATGAAGGGAAAGCAATGCGGGTACTCATTCTGGGCGGAGACGGCTTCTGCGGCTGGCCCACGGCACTGCACCTGTCCGCACAGGGGTACGAGGTCGCGATCGTCGACAACCTCTCGCGACGCAAGATCGACATCGAGCTCGAGGTCTCCTCGCTGACGCCGATCCGGCACATGGGCGAGCGGCTCGCGGCGTGGAAGGAGGTGTCCGGCAAGGACATCGCGTTCCACGACATCGACGTGGCCGTCAACTACCAGCGCCTGCTGGACCTGCTCGAGGACTGGCAGCCCGACGCGCTGGTGCACTTCGCCGAGCAGCGGGCAGCGCCGTACTCGATGAAGAGCAGCCGGCACAAGCGCTACACCGTCTCCAACAACCTCAACGCGACCAACAACGTGCTCGCGGCCGTGGTGGAGAGCGGGCTGGACATCCACGTCGTGCACCTCGGCACGATGGGCGTCTACGGCTACGGCACCGCCGGCATGAAGATCCCCGAGGGCTACCTCTCGGTGAAGGTCGAGACCGACCAGGGCCTGGTCGACCAGGAGATCCTCTACCCGGCGAACCCGGGCTCGATCTACCACATGACCAAGACCCAGGACCAGCTGCTCTTCGCCTACTACAACAAGAACGACCACATCCGGGTCACCGACCTGCACCAGGGCATCGTGTGGGGCACCCAGACCGAGGAGACGAAGAAGGACGAGCGGCTGATCAACCGCTTCGACTACGACGGCGACTACGGCACGGTGCTCAACCGCTTCCTCATGCAGGCCGCGATCGGCTACCCGCTCACCGTGCACGGCACCGGCGGCCAGACCCGCGCGTTCATCCACATCCAGGACACGGTCAAGTGCATCCAGATCGCCCTGGACAACCCGCCCTCGCGCGAGGACAAGGTCGCGATCTTCAACCAGATGACCGAGACCCACCGGGTCCGCGACCTGGCCCGGATGATCTCCGACCGCACGGGCGTGCCGGTGGAGAACATCCCGAACCCGCGCAACGAGGACGACGAGAACGAGCTGCACGTCGCCAACGACCGCTTCCTGCACCTCGGCCTGTCCCCCATCACCCTCTCCGAGGGCCTGATGGAGGAGGTCACCGAGATCACGCGGAAGTACGCCGACCGCGGCGACCGCTCCAAGATCCCGTGCATCTCCTCCTGGAGCGAGGAGTCCGCGTTCGCGAAGGCGCAGAGGGAGAAGGACAGTGAGCCCGTCTGA
- a CDS encoding Rossmann-like and DUF2520 domain-containing protein, producing the protein MSAPLRAPERARTSIGVVGAGRVGAVLAAALRAAGHRVTGVSGESDASRARAAALLPGVGVRKPSEVARGCDVLLLTVPDDMLANVASMLTASGAIRPGQLVVHTSGRHGLAILEPAREAGARCVALHPAMTFSGTDRDLPRLAGCVVGLTAEAGERAVAESLVADLGGTPMWVAEDRRALYHAGLAHGANHLVTLVSEAMEMVAAATDGSSGTAAATLRPLLTAALDNALAHGDDALTGPIVRGDVRTVRDHLDEIATAAPQALLSYVSLARATLDRAVLDGRVLPIRAAAISRVLDRAVADRAGTTATGVER; encoded by the coding sequence ATGAGTGCACCCCTGCGCGCGCCCGAGCGCGCCCGCACGAGCATCGGCGTCGTCGGCGCCGGACGCGTGGGAGCCGTCCTGGCCGCCGCGCTGAGAGCCGCGGGACACCGGGTCACCGGCGTCTCCGGCGAGTCCGACGCCTCCCGGGCGCGCGCCGCGGCCCTGCTGCCCGGCGTCGGGGTCCGCAAGCCGAGCGAGGTGGCCCGCGGGTGCGACGTACTCCTGCTCACCGTCCCCGACGACATGCTCGCCAACGTCGCCTCGATGCTCACCGCCTCCGGGGCGATCCGTCCCGGCCAGCTGGTGGTGCACACCTCCGGCCGGCACGGCCTGGCGATCCTCGAGCCGGCTCGGGAGGCGGGTGCGCGGTGCGTCGCGCTGCACCCGGCGATGACCTTCTCCGGGACCGACCGCGACCTGCCGCGCCTGGCCGGCTGCGTCGTTGGCCTCACCGCGGAGGCGGGCGAGCGCGCGGTCGCGGAGTCGCTCGTGGCCGACCTCGGCGGCACCCCGATGTGGGTGGCCGAGGACCGGCGTGCGCTCTACCACGCCGGGCTCGCGCACGGCGCCAACCACCTGGTCACGCTGGTCAGCGAGGCGATGGAGATGGTCGCCGCGGCCACGGACGGCTCGTCGGGTACGGCGGCCGCGACCCTGCGCCCGCTGCTCACGGCGGCGCTGGACAACGCGCTGGCGCACGGCGACGACGCCCTGACCGGGCCGATCGTCCGCGGCGACGTCCGCACCGTGCGCGACCACCTCGACGAGATCGCGACCGCGGCACCGCAGGCGCTGCTCTCCTACGTCTCGCTCGCCCGGGCCACCCTGGACCGGGCGGTCCTGGACGGCCGCGTGCTGCCGATCAGGGCCGCCGCGATCAGCCGCGTGCTCGACCGGGCGGTGGCCGACCGGGCCGGCACGACGGCGACGGGGGTGGAGCGGTGA